The window ACACGCGGAGCGCGTTCAAGTCGTCGGTCGTCATGCTCGCGGTGCCGTTCTCGGCCATCGGCGCGATCTGGCTCTTTTACATCCTCGGCTATAACGTCTCGATCGCCGCCTGGGTAGGGATGATCGCTCTCATGGGGCTGGACGCGGAGACCGGCGTGTTCATGATGCTGTTCCTGGATCTTTCCTACGACGACGCGAAGAAGAAGGGGCTGCTGCGGAGCCTCGCGGAGCTCGACGAGGCCATCATCCACGGCGCCGTGAAGCGGGTGCGTCCCAAGATGATGACGGTGGCCGCCGCGTTCATGGGGCTGCTGCCGATCATGTGGTCCACCTCCGCCGGTTCCGACGTCATGAAGCGGATCGCCGCTCCGATGCTCGGGGGGTTGGTCACGTCGTTTATCCTGGAACTGCTGGTCTACCCGGCGATCTACAAGTTGTGGAAGAAGCGGGAGCTCGGGCCGGCGTAGCCGGTCCGGCAT of the Deltaproteobacteria bacterium genome contains:
- a CDS encoding efflux RND transporter permease subunit, with translation TRSAFKSSVVMLAVPFSAIGAIWLFYILGYNVSIAAWVGMIALMGLDAETGVFMMLFLDLSYDDAKKKGLLRSLAELDEAIIHGAVKRVRPKMMTVAAAFMGLLPIMWSTSAGSDVMKRIAAPMLGGLVTSFILELLVYPAIYKLWKKRELGPA